GTCGGCGCCTTGTCCAGGCGGCCGATGCGGGACATCTCCAGCAGATCTTCCAGCAGCCGTTCCATCTTGGCGGCGGCGCCCGCCATGAAATCCATGTCCTTTTCCATATTCTCGCGGCTGCCGGCGCGGTGGTCCTGGCGCAGGAAGCCGAGAAAGGTCTTGAAGGTGACGAGCGGGCTCTTCAGGTCGTGACTGACGCTGTAGATGAAACGTTCCAACTCTTCATTGCGCTGGCGCAGCTCCTCGGAGACCCGGCGCAGGTGTTCCTCGGCGGTCTTCAACTCGGTGACGTCGAGGATCATCCCGAGGGAACGCAGCACCCGGCCGGAGGCGTCCCGCTCGTGCCCGCAGCGCTCCAGGACCTGGCGGATTTCGCCGGACGGGCGCACCACCCGGTGTTCGATTTCATAGATGTCCCGCTCGTCCCGCAGCGATTCGCGGTAGGCGCGGTCGACCTGTTCCCGATCCTCGGGATGGACCCGTTCGAGAAAGCGTTGGTAGTCGGCGGGTTCGTTCCTTGGGGTCAACCCGAGAATGCGCCAGGTTTCGTCGGACCAGTGCAGCCGGTTGCCGGGAGGTACCAGTTCCCAGCTGCCGAGATGGGCCAGGGCTTGCGCCTCTTTCAGTTGGGCTTCACTCTTGGTCAGCGCCGCCAGAAAACGGGCGCGGCCGAGGTTGTCGGAGAGGATTTTGCCGATCAGCACCGTGGCCAGGGGGTAGACCAGCAGCACTGGCGGGCCGATATGTTTGATGACGTCGAGGGCCACGGAGGAAGGGAGGGTAAAAGCGCACAGGAGCATGGCGACATGCACCGTCAGACCGAACAATAACAGGCGCGGGGTGGTGATTTCCAACTTCCGCCCTTGGGCGCGACGGTGGAAGGCCCAGCCGAGCAGGGCCGAGACGACGATGACCGAAACGCCCATGGGCATTCCGGTGCCGCCTTGGGCGATCCGCAGGGCCATGGCCATGGCGGTACTGATCGCGGCGGTCAGCGGCCCGAAGAAGAGCCCGCCGAGGCTGATCATCACCGAGCGGCCGTCGAAAATCAGCCCCGGGGCGAGAATCAGCGGATTGAGCATACCGATCACCGCCGCCGCGCCGAAGAGCAGCCCCTGCAGCAGCGCTCCCCCGCGTCCGGGAAAGCGGTCGCCGATGAAGCCCGAGACGGTGCTCAGGGCAACGAGCAGAGCCAGGTTGTAGGTCAGTTCGATGAGAATCGGCAGCATGCGGTTTCCCGGCGTTGATGAAGAGAATCCTCTGAAAAACCGACTTGTCACCACAGAGGTCACAGAGAAATCCATATGTTAGACAAAAACGTAACTATTCAGCACCCCACCCGCATGTCTACGAGAATGGTGGGCGATACGCCAACTAATCCGCCTGCATGAACCGAGGGGATTTCCCCTCAAATAAGAGACGCAACGCTTCGGACGCACTGACGCC
Above is a genomic segment from Desulfuromonas acetexigens containing:
- a CDS encoding LytS/YhcK type 5TM receptor domain-containing protein, encoding MLPILIELTYNLALLVALSTVSGFIGDRFPGRGGALLQGLLFGAAAVIGMLNPLILAPGLIFDGRSVMISLGGLFFGPLTAAISTAMAMALRIAQGGTGMPMGVSVIVVSALLGWAFHRRAQGRKLEITTPRLLLFGLTVHVAMLLCAFTLPSSVALDVIKHIGPPVLLVYPLATVLIGKILSDNLGRARFLAALTKSEAQLKEAQALAHLGSWELVPPGNRLHWSDETWRILGLTPRNEPADYQRFLERVHPEDREQVDRAYRESLRDERDIYEIEHRVVRPSGEIRQVLERCGHERDASGRVLRSLGMILDVTELKTAEEHLRRVSEELRQRNEELERFIYSVSHDLKSPLVTFKTFLGFLRQDHRAGSRENMEKDMDFMAGAAAKMERLLEDLLEMSRIGRLDKAPTRIELGELVEAALATVAGPIAERGVEVRSELPELCLYGDRLRLERLWQNLIDNAVKYLGEQAAPRVEIGVEKMVGETIFFVRDNGLGIDPYHQRKVFGLFEKIDAKSPGSGLGLALAKRIVELYHGRIWVESAGPGRGACFRFTLPDALREPEEFRS